The window GCCGAGCCGTGCCTTTGACGAGTGGAAACGGACCGTGGCGTCGTGGGCCATTAGAGTCGGGCGCGATCCGTTGTAAGTTCCGGGCCAGCGTACTCTGCCAGACAGGTCGATGGGTTCGCGCGAAGGGGgactcctccccccttccccgtgTGTCATGGGTTTCCGGATATCTTTGCTGATCTGTGTGTGGCCTGCCCACTCTCATAGCATGCCCGCCCGGCTTCCCCTCGTGCTGCGAAACTGCGGCTTCacggacgtcgacgagaagaccTGGAACACgtacggcgtcgaggacatgaTGCGGGAGCCGATGACCAAGGTCTCTaccgaggccgtccgccCGATCATGCTGACCATCCTCGAAGACGGTGGCTCGGATGTGGTCCAGAGTGTCCAAGACATCGACCGGCTAGAGAGCGAGATGAGGCAGGACGTCTTGAACGGCACCCTGGTCGGGTTCACCTATACCTGGATTTGGGGTCGCCATCCTTGAGAGTGTCTGGGCTACGTCTCGTTATTGGGACAAGGTGATTGCGAGGTATTTGGACCCGTGAGCTTGATGCTTGGTGAGAGAATAGAAATTGTGCTGTTTTAGTGAGAAACCTTGCTGCATCGTCAACAGACGCAGCAAGCAAGTAACCCACCATATCCTCCGATATTTGAATGGTTGCAACTCCGGTTGAAGCGGAAGAGCCCTGCCCACGTGTCTTTGCGCTTGCATCAAGACTAGCTCCGGTCTATATGAGAAGCTGCCGGAACAGACGTAGGCAATTAGGTCGTTGGATCTTCGTTTTTGGTGTTGAACGTGGCCCAGCAGATCTGATACACCATGCAGTGGCGTCGCCCGCCTGTTTGTCCAAGCCGAAAAGGGAGCGAACAAGAGGGTGACGGGATCCCACGGCCAACGAGATCACGGTTCTCATAGGACACAGGCGTCATCTTTGAGCACTTGTTTCGCTCTCCCCGATTGAGTAGAAGCATCCTCTCGCCTTGCCAATGCGAAATGTCCGTCAAGTTGAATGTCACACGTGGAGTGGCGGCCATGGGCAGTAGTAGAAGGCATCGACATGATTGGACTTACACCGAACGAAAACTGGCTGGTAGTCAAGCGGGAtgccctttttttttcgtcGCATGCCAAGGGGGTTTGTGATCTAGCAATGAGGCTCTCGGCCTCTTCCGTTGGGACACTTATAGTCTGCCACTTTTCTGGGAGAAATGCACGATGCAGTTGACTGAAAGGGCGGGAAAGATCGGCCGAGGAATCAACAGATTGATAGGTAAGTCGTACCCTCATTGACGGGACCGGTTCTGTGACGACAATCGCCAACTTGCCAGGTCATGTTGCACCCGTCGAGAAGGTTTCGTTCCTTCATTCTGAAATCCTCAAAGCCAAACTCCTAAGATCAACCGCCTCGGCCAAAAGTTTCAATATTGATCGCGTCTCCTCCCGCTCGAGTTGTGGCAGCTGTTGGCCAAGGCCCCAAGTCTCCCCCAAAAGGGACAGTGTCTCGTCTTTCTGACAGCCGATGCGCAATCGCCGAGACTGAATAAGAAAGTAAAGAAGCTTGAGAAAAACTAGAGGGGGGGataaaaagaaaggaagcAAATAAAGGGGTGGTGGAGAGGGGATGGGAGATAACGGACTACGCTTACATCATGGTCACTCGGTCGACACGCACGTCTGGCCGCTCACCGATTCGCACGGATGAGAGGTCAGTCGGTCCCACCAAGTCAGTCAAAGGGTTGCGTTCCCGTTTTCTCCATTCTTCATCCCGTGAATCAAGTGAAAACAAGATTCATTTCCCATCTTCTCCGTCGCATAAAGTAACCGACGAGACCCCGTGTGCTCgcctctccgtcctctcctctcccttccccgCCCAATTCCCTTTTTTGCCCACCCCGCTCTTCTTCTCACCTGAAGGTAAGGAAGGATACAGAGTAAAAATTGACAAAAGGATCCAATAATTACTTGGACCGGCCCAGGAGACCGAAAGagaaccccccctccccaggcCCGCTCTGCGGTGACAGGGTTCTTTGGCGCCCATGACCCCTGCTCAGGTCCACGATGTGGGGACGGGGGTGAGTTTCAAAGTGTTCAGTTGATGATGGGACGAAAAAAGCACGAAGGGAACAAaacgaagggggggaaaaaggggagggaagtGGAAGAAGGCCTGTCCATCCCATCAAAGCCGCGCCCACGAAGAGGCAGCAGATCacaggggggcgggggggtgATTTGTTCCCGAACTGGGACGGAAAGTCATCGAGAACGCCAGCGTTTGGTCCATATGACGCAAACGCAGAATGACAAGGCCCGGCGACGTGGGAGCCAAGTCCGGGTAGGGCGGAGTCCACCAGGGCGAAAGTCCGGTCAGAGATTAATGAACGTGGACAagacgaagagagagagtgtgtgtgtgtatatgtgtgAGCCGGTGGGCGTCTTCGCGACGTGATACCAAGAACGTGAACGAAGTCGTGCAAAGCCCGAGgccacccgccgccgccgccgcccaagagTCGTTCGGGTTCCGTGGACCCGGCAGATGGACACGCATTTCTTGGTTTGGGCGGCAATTCCGGACGAAGGCGACTGAAATGGCCAAGTCCTGAACTAATACGGTTCGGTGCCCATGTTCGAAAAAGGTCAGAAAAAGGGTCGCAGCGAAGGGGCCGCGCCAACTCGCATGGGGCCGCCGCAGAAAATAGACGCTGCTGGGCTCACGATAATGGCTAGAGCAAAAGAGTGGCCCGGAAAGTGGTAGATTGGTAGATTGATGCCACGGAGGAACGTCCTTGAAACGGGCGATAACGGCAACTCAAatctccctccctccctctctctctctctctcttcaacGGGGTGGTTGGCCAACGTGGTTGATGATGTCCATTGAGACATCTTCCCTGCCTACCTGAgaaaccaccaccaccaccaacaccccCACGGTGCTCGACCTTTTCATCTCTCGCTTGCAAGGTGACTCCAGTCTCCCAGGGCGGGCCGGCGTTCTCCATCCCTGATCTGGGTCATCATCATGACCATCGTCAGACATCATCGAGGGAAGCCGAGGAGCCGATGATGGGACGAGGGCAAACGACGACTAGCGGCGGGTAGGCacctgtacgatgtacttCCCAATCTGAagttgaggaggaagggagggaagcAAAAGGATCATGGTGTGGGGGGGGAGTGACACGACGGAGCCGCCTGAAAGATGCGTGATGGCGCCGTTTCATCGAAACCACCCCGGTTCAGGGAGCACGGAGGTCACGGCAGGGATCATGCATCCTGATGGAGCTTTGGTGGTTCAATGGTGTGTGTTCGATGTTCGATTGTATGGGGACGAAGacccaaaaaaaaaggcgtGTCCACCTAGCTTCACTCAAATTAAACATGCAGCGACCTAACTGCCCGTTGCGGGAGCCCTGCCCGTCAGATGCCCAATCGCTGCTATTCCCCCTTGATCAATGGAGCTCAGGGGGGTTTGAAGGGGAGTTGTTTGTATTCGCATGttggccgctgccgccgcctcgtgtTCCAGGACCACGGATAGGCGGCCGCATCTCTTGTCAAGTCTTGGCCAGCTAGGCTCTTGGATATGCATGCGCGTCTCTCGGCGGCCCCTCCAAGGGCTTGGAGGGCTGACGGGAGAGGAGGGGTTGCTAAGCTGCGTTGTTCTGTTCTGTTCTGTTTTGCCCTTGTGGAAGTGGAAGTCTacgcgtgtgtgtgtgtgtgtgtgtgtgagtaCGGATACGGATACATGATATGACAGGCATGACCCCTGGCCTGGTCCAGGCTTGTCTTCGTCCCTCGGTCTCTCTTCCAACGCTCCTCACTCACCCCTGGAAGCGCGAAAGCTTCGATCGCAACAAGCCGTCTTGCATAGATTGCGACTCCGGGTCCGTGACTGGGTCCGGACTGGGCCGCCCATGAGACTGCGTACCCTGTACAGGTACAGGTAGAGAAGGAGGAGTGACGAGAGACATGGGATggggagggatggatgggttggttggatggatgatgggaCGAGGGGTCTGATCTCTTTTGGTCTcttgctttctttctttctttccagAGCCGTATAAGAGCCTCCTCCATGCCACACCAGGACTGAATATCCCGTCTCTTCTGCTCTGCTCTCCTCGTCTCATTCCAACTAGTCCGAATTTTCTTCCAATTCACGTTCATTCATTCCACACTCTCTTTACCCGCTGTGCTAGACACAAGCCATTCTTTTTCATACAAGCTCATTTTTGCAAGTCCACTCTCTCGTGTGTTGTGTCAACGACCTTTTTTCTTCGAAACAGAAAAAATCAACCCCAAAAGGTATATATCCGCCAAAATGCAGTCCAAGATCATCAccgtcctctccctcgtcgccgccgtctcggcccaCGGCAAGGTCACCTCGCCCACCCCTCgccccgccggcgacgccttcAAGGAGGCCTGCGGCAACACCCTCTGGAACACGGAGCAGTCGGACCCGTACGGCAACATCCAGGGCCTCGCCCAGCAGGCCGGCAGCAGCCTTGTCGCCTCCCAGTGCCAGCTCGAGCTCTGCAAGGGCTACAAGTTCGccgacaacgccgccaacgtcCAGAGCTACACGCCCGGCCAGACGGTCGacttcgaggtcgagatccGCGCCCCGCACACGGGCGTCGCCAACGTCTCTGTCGTCGACACCACCAGCAActccatcatcggcgccccGCTCATCTCCTTTGAGAACTACGCCAGCACCAAgaccggcgtcgccgccaacaacacgGCCTTCAGCGTCACCCTCCCCGACTCCCTGCCCGCCGAGTGCGCCACCGCCGGTAACTGCGTCCTGCAGTGGTGGTGGGActccgccgaggccggccagaCTTACATGTCCTGCGTCGACTTCACCTCCGGCTCTGgttccggctccggctccgccCCTGCCACCCCGTCCGCCGCTCCCACCACCCTCCTGACCTCCGCCGTCCCCTCGGCCACCCCCGTCACCCCGGCCCCCGCTGCCTctgacgaggccgccgcccccgtcgccaCCCCCTCTGCCGCCCCCTCTGAGCCTGCCGTAAGTGCTACCTGCTAAACCCCATCCCGCGTGATGCCGTCCCCAGAGCACCTCGTCATTCGTAGGGTTCGACGGCATGAAAGTAGTTCATCCACCGGCTAACCTTTTGGCTCCCCTCACAGTCCTCCTGCACCAAGCGTCGCGCCGCGAAGCGGGCCCTTCGCAAGCGCATGTAAACAGGACGTTTAGAGTTTCTGCAGCAGTGttgaaggggaaaagagggaggagagatGGTCGGACTCGTATCTGATAACCCCCCCGGTTCAGAGGTTTCTTTGTCTTTGTTtgagacgagacgacgacgcctcggAAACGGACCAAAAAGGTTTCATCCCGGACTTTCATCCTGGACGCCGGCGTTGCgccacaccacacaccacacacccAAGACAAACCTTGTGGGATTTGCACGTTCTTGTATAAAGTTCACACAATTCAAATGTTCATTTACTTCTTGACCAACCACGTCACCTATTATACCCTCCTCCCTCGGGCAACTCACTGGTGATGCACCATACCGTGACAATCTGCGTCTTGTCGTGAAACGCGACGTCCCGGTTCGTACGGTACGGCAAACACCCTGTCTGGTGTCCGATGACCGCTTATCGTCACCTCGTCCGAATCCCTCGTTCTTCAGCCCCGTTGCCTTATCTATGAACCCCGATGAAATGAGTACCTGTACTGTTCTTCGATGACAGAAACCGACATCCCATGTTCAATCCCACTGTCCACCCCCATCTCACCACGTGcatctcgtcgtcccaggATTTTTGCCGCATGCACGACACCAAGCAGGTCCGAACTGGTCGGATCGTCCGGTTCGATGCAACGTCGAAAGTCGAGGCTTGGCGGTAACACTCTAACCGTGTGCAAGTCAAAAGAGCCCCAAAAGGATCGGCACTTATGATGCTCAACTaagaggcggagaggagATCAGAGCAAGGGGGGTGGCGGAGGGTAAACTGAACAGTCTCCACCAAGGCTGCACATCACATTCAAGAAAGCTGCGTTGCCAAGGCCGTTGATTTCTCTCTCAAGGTCGCTCAGGACATCACAAACTTCCACGATGCAAAAATGACAATGCATCGAGACCCCTTCCCCTGCGGTGATCTCTGCTCGTGATCGCTGCCCCCTCGCCCGAAAGCCCCTAGTTGCAGCCGGGCGTCGACTGACCTTTCTCGTCGGTGAATGCGTCAGCGATCCCGGGGAGGCGGCAGCGTCAAAGAGCAGATCCGACTGCGCCGTCCGAAACGAAACCACAGGGCCCGGAAGCGAGGCTGTTGAAACCCGTTGGGGAAGAGTGAAAAAAAATCGGACGGGCAGGCATCCCCTTCACACGGCGGGCGTTTGGAGGGGCATGTTCGACGCAGCCCAAAAACGCCGGCTCACGCATCGGCGATGGAATACACCTACTCGTCCCTCTTGAGTCAGCTGGCGCAGCCCTACGACAGTCGTAGACTTGCTGCTGCCTGCCCGGCTTCGTTTCGTGCAACCGTACGAGTCGACAGCCGTCTGGGCGACAAACGCATCGAGCGGTGGGGAACATCGGACGGACCCGAGATCCTCGGCACACCCACGGAAGCCCGGACGGAGACGGTCGCGATCCAGAGCACGTACGAGTTTCCAAGAGAAATTTTCATGACCTGGCATCCAAGCTTCGATAGAGAATGGgccgtccgtcttcttcacgAAGAAGAAACGAGGGTAGGTGGAAAGATGGCGGCTGGGATGTGTCAAGGTCTTGAATCCAGAACTGCCAGACACTCAGCATCTCCACTCCCAGTTCATCAAAACAGGGATCATCCGGCGTTGTGGCAGAGTGGTCTAATGCGCAAGACTAGAAATCTTGTTCCTTCGGGAGCGTCTGTTCGAATCAGGCCAACGTCGAATATTTTTTGTGCTTTTGCCTTTTGTCGCTTGATGTTGCTACCTTTGATCACGTACGTTCGAAATCACCTTTACTGTTGCTGTTTTTTTGGTCGTGACTAGGCACTTTACGTTACATGGGCAAGTCAACCATGCAATAGTCGGCGTGCAATGAAGACAGTGTTGCTGTGTCCTATCTAACGCTCGAATGCAACTGCTCTATGATATTCTCCGGTGTAAGGTGATCGCGCATCTTTCGTCGCGCTGAAGAAACGAGGTGGCGACCGGTTTCTGAGAGTGAAGCATTGGGAAGGATGCGAATGTTCCTCGAGTTGATTAATTCCGTTTCATGTTGGGTGGATTTGAGATACTATGGTGTGTTCACGAGTCGTCCATGTGATGATGCCATGCATCGGATAAACAACCGGCGGTTGAGACAGAGGAAAAAGAGCCAGACTGTAATGCGAACCTCCCGATGTAAAAACAGTCACAATTACAGTGATGGCCTTTGTAGACGCCTCGCCATGCTGACCGTCCTACCGTATCTGCCCGGGGCCAC is drawn from Colletotrichum destructivum chromosome 6, complete sequence and contains these coding sequences:
- a CDS encoding Putative cellulose/chitin-binding protein — protein: MQSKIITVLSLVAAVSAHGKVTSPTPRPAGDAFKEACGNTLWNTEQSDPYGNIQGLAQQAGSSLVASQCQLELCKGYKFADNAANVQSYTPGQTVDFEVEIRAPHTGVANVSVVDTTSNSIIGAPLISFENYASTKTGVAANNTAFSVTLPDSLPAECATAGNCVLQWWWDSAEAGQTYMSCVDFTSGSGSGSGSAPATPSAAPTTLLTSAVPSATPVTPAPAASDEAAAPVATPSAAPSEPASSCTKRRAAKRALRKRM